Proteins encoded by one window of Kribbella flavida DSM 17836:
- a CDS encoding SIMPL domain-containing protein, with translation MESGITVTGTGQATAPADLLRLTLSVGQDASDVAIAVAQVAERTEAVTAALHGEGVAAADIYTSAVSVHPQYGDSMAVAGYRASHSMTVTTRDLTGFGRLLNAAVAAAGNSLGLDFLQFDVSDKAVLVDQARELAFQQARQKADQLAALTGQSIGSIAAVAETQGAVPLRAMKAESARGGFAADLAVTPGEQTVDVSVEVRWNWS, from the coding sequence ATGGAATCTGGGATCACCGTTACCGGGACCGGGCAGGCCACCGCGCCGGCCGATCTGCTGCGTCTGACGCTGAGTGTCGGGCAGGACGCGTCCGACGTCGCCATCGCGGTCGCGCAGGTCGCTGAGCGCACTGAGGCGGTCACCGCGGCGCTGCACGGTGAGGGGGTCGCCGCGGCGGACATCTACACCAGCGCGGTGTCCGTGCACCCGCAGTACGGCGACTCGATGGCGGTGGCGGGCTATCGCGCGTCGCACTCGATGACGGTGACCACCCGGGACCTGACCGGCTTCGGGCGGCTGCTGAACGCCGCCGTGGCCGCGGCCGGCAACAGCCTCGGGCTGGACTTCCTGCAGTTCGACGTGTCGGACAAGGCGGTACTGGTGGACCAGGCCCGCGAGCTGGCGTTCCAGCAGGCGCGGCAGAAGGCCGACCAGCTGGCCGCGCTGACCGGCCAGTCGATCGGCTCGATCGCGGCGGTCGCCGAGACGCAGGGCGCCGTGCCGCTGCGGGCGATGAAGGCGGAGAGCGCGCGCGGCGGTTTCGCGGCCGATCTGGCGGTCACGCCGGGCGAGCAGACCGTCGACGTGTCGGTCGAGGTCCGCTGGAACTGGTCCTGA
- a CDS encoding R2-like ligand-binding oxidase, with protein sequence MTTVANPLHRQGFSSLRAGGFHWDALPLRLFDKGNRKFWNPRDLDFSQDAEDWQRLTPNEKDNAMMLCAQFIAGEEAVTEDLQPFLQAMAAEGRFGDEMYLTQFCFEEAKHTAVFRLWLDAVGVTEDLHRYVENNPGYRAIFYEALPVALKSLADDPSPANQVRASVTYNHVVEGTLALTGYHAWNLLCTGRRILPGMQELIRHIGDDERRHMAWGTFTCRRHVAADAANWKVVTDTMEDLLPHALVQIQWAMENSPELPPEIDPTALMTYAGDRATRRLGAIESALGADVAGIDLDYSPEKLEDDFGAEDSAALAAVR encoded by the coding sequence ATGACCACGGTCGCGAATCCCTTGCACCGCCAAGGTTTCAGCTCGCTGCGGGCCGGCGGGTTCCACTGGGACGCTCTGCCGTTGCGGCTGTTCGACAAGGGCAACCGCAAGTTCTGGAACCCGCGCGACCTCGACTTCAGCCAGGACGCCGAGGACTGGCAGCGGCTGACGCCGAACGAGAAGGACAACGCGATGATGCTGTGCGCGCAGTTCATCGCCGGCGAAGAGGCGGTCACCGAGGACCTGCAGCCGTTCCTGCAGGCGATGGCTGCCGAGGGCCGGTTCGGCGACGAGATGTACCTGACCCAGTTCTGCTTCGAGGAGGCCAAGCACACCGCGGTCTTCCGGCTCTGGCTGGACGCGGTCGGCGTCACCGAGGACCTGCACCGGTACGTCGAGAACAACCCGGGCTACCGCGCGATCTTCTACGAGGCTCTGCCGGTCGCGCTGAAGTCGCTCGCCGACGACCCGTCGCCGGCCAACCAGGTCCGGGCCTCGGTCACCTACAACCACGTGGTCGAGGGCACCTTGGCGTTGACCGGCTACCACGCCTGGAACCTGCTCTGCACCGGACGCAGGATCCTGCCCGGCATGCAGGAACTGATCCGCCACATCGGCGACGACGAGCGCCGGCACATGGCCTGGGGCACGTTCACCTGCCGCCGGCACGTCGCCGCCGACGCGGCCAACTGGAAGGTCGTCACCGACACGATGGAGGATCTGCTGCCGCACGCCCTGGTGCAGATCCAGTGGGCGATGGAGAACTCCCCCGAACTACCGCCCGAGATCGACCCCACCGCCCTGATGACGTACGCCGGTGACCGCGCCACCCGCCGGCTCGGCGCGATCGAGTCCGCCCTCGGCGCCGACGTGGCCGGCATCGACCTGGACTACTCCCCCGAGAAGCTCGAGGACGACTTCGGCGCCGAGGACTCCGCCGCCCTGGCCGCCGTCCGCTGA
- a CDS encoding TetR/AcrR family transcriptional regulator, translating to MESFSERTKRRLREELLDAAYDALVGGGYDALRMAEVARRTGVSRQTVYNEFGDKWGLLQAVAVRETERFLVDVNAALAEHAEPIAGLQAAVERALTLAADNPLVKAALGQPGSDQASQLLTTRGQQVLELSHQRLDAYVREQWPEVPAEDATTCVDIALRVVLSHIVNPGAAPAVVGAQVAQVLGPFLSSARDSRRQP from the coding sequence ATGGAGAGCTTCAGCGAGCGGACGAAGCGCAGACTGCGCGAGGAGCTGCTCGACGCGGCGTACGACGCCCTGGTGGGCGGCGGGTACGACGCGCTCCGGATGGCCGAGGTGGCACGCCGGACCGGCGTCTCCCGGCAGACGGTCTACAACGAGTTCGGGGACAAGTGGGGTCTGCTGCAGGCCGTCGCGGTGCGGGAGACCGAGCGGTTCCTGGTGGACGTCAACGCCGCGCTCGCCGAGCACGCCGAGCCGATCGCCGGTCTGCAGGCCGCGGTGGAGCGCGCGCTGACGCTGGCCGCGGACAACCCGCTGGTGAAGGCCGCGCTCGGCCAGCCTGGTTCGGACCAGGCCAGTCAGCTACTCACCACCCGGGGCCAGCAGGTGCTGGAGCTGAGCCATCAGCGGCTGGACGCGTACGTCCGCGAGCAGTGGCCGGAGGTGCCGGCCGAGGACGCCACCACCTGCGTCGACATCGCGCTGCGCGTCGTTCTGAGCCACATCGTCAACCCCGGCGCCGCGCCCGCGGTCGTCGGAGCCCAGGTCGCCCAGGTGCTGGGCCCGTTCCTCAGTTCAGCGCGAGACAGCAGGAGGCAGCCATGA
- a CDS encoding AAA family ATPase → MTSRSPTGSRAPEADGPGAKVGRPDSNLVVLRGNSGSGKSTTARELRARLGQGTALIGQDPIRRVLLWEKDHPGAVNIGLIDTTARYCLEHGYDVVLEGIFSADRYGDMLRALTADHRGATRHYYYDIPFEHTVVRHANRSWAANVPIESLREWYEPRDLLDGVDQHVFDEHDDLPHVLARILTDLGLPADLAPDPDGLSHGR, encoded by the coding sequence GTGACGTCGCGCTCTCCGACAGGCAGTCGCGCCCCAGAGGCCGACGGTCCCGGTGCGAAGGTCGGCCGACCTGACTCGAACCTGGTCGTACTGCGCGGCAACTCCGGCTCCGGCAAGTCGACAACCGCCCGCGAGCTGCGCGCCCGGCTCGGCCAGGGCACGGCCTTGATCGGCCAGGACCCGATCCGCCGCGTCCTGCTCTGGGAGAAGGACCACCCCGGCGCCGTCAACATCGGCCTGATCGACACCACTGCGCGGTACTGCCTGGAGCACGGGTACGACGTGGTGCTCGAAGGCATCTTCTCCGCCGACCGGTACGGCGACATGCTGCGTGCCCTCACCGCCGACCACCGGGGCGCGACCCGGCACTACTACTACGACATCCCGTTCGAGCACACGGTCGTGCGGCACGCGAACCGGTCGTGGGCGGCCAACGTGCCGATCGAGTCGCTGCGCGAGTGGTACGAGCCGCGCGACCTGCTGGACGGCGTCGACCAGCACGTCTTCGACGAGCACGACGACCTCCCCCACGTACTCGCCCGAATCCTCACCGATCTGGGGCTGCCGGCGGACCTGGC
- a CDS encoding Nramp family divalent metal transporter codes for MYAPAPLRRQLNRSGLLLLGPAFVAAVAYVDPGNFATNIAAGATYGYLLCWVVVGANLMAVLVQYLAAKASIATGRTLPQLCRDHFRKNTSRGLWAQAELVAIATDLAEVVGGAIALNLLFGIPLLLGGVITGAVSFALLIYQSKRGQRPFEAAIIGLLAVVLVGFVVSTIQAQPSASGVVGGLVPRLDGTDSLVLAAGMLGATVMPHAIWLHGALVTDRHWKTIRSTAGKQRVLRATRIDVAVAMALAGAVNLAMVVVAAAALTGAGAESLDSAHAAIGDRLGQLPALLFALALLASGFASSSVGTYAGSVILEGFWQRHVPLAVRRLITLLPALLILAIGIDPSRALVVSQVVLSFGIPCALWPLVKLTATRRIMGSLVNRLPTTLAACLVATAVSVLNVVLIVLTLRG; via the coding sequence ATGTACGCACCGGCGCCGCTTCGTCGTCAGCTGAACCGTTCGGGCTTGCTGCTGCTCGGTCCTGCCTTCGTGGCGGCGGTGGCGTACGTCGATCCGGGCAACTTCGCGACCAACATCGCGGCCGGCGCGACGTACGGGTACCTGCTGTGCTGGGTCGTCGTCGGCGCCAACCTGATGGCCGTGCTGGTGCAGTACCTGGCCGCCAAGGCGAGCATCGCGACCGGCCGGACGCTGCCGCAGCTGTGCCGGGACCACTTCCGCAAGAACACCTCCCGCGGGCTGTGGGCGCAGGCGGAGCTGGTCGCGATCGCGACCGACCTGGCCGAGGTGGTCGGTGGGGCGATCGCGCTGAACCTGCTGTTCGGGATCCCGCTGCTGCTCGGTGGCGTGATCACCGGCGCCGTGTCGTTCGCGCTGCTGATCTACCAGTCCAAGCGCGGGCAGCGACCGTTCGAGGCGGCGATCATCGGGCTGCTGGCCGTCGTCCTGGTCGGGTTCGTGGTGTCGACGATCCAGGCGCAGCCGTCGGCGTCCGGCGTCGTCGGCGGGCTGGTGCCGCGGCTGGACGGGACGGACTCGCTGGTGCTGGCCGCCGGCATGCTGGGGGCGACGGTGATGCCGCACGCGATCTGGCTGCACGGCGCCCTGGTCACCGACCGGCACTGGAAAACCATCCGCTCGACCGCCGGCAAGCAGCGCGTACTGCGGGCCACCCGGATCGATGTCGCGGTGGCCATGGCCCTGGCCGGCGCGGTGAACCTGGCCATGGTGGTCGTGGCCGCGGCCGCGCTGACCGGCGCCGGGGCGGAGTCGCTGGACTCGGCGCACGCGGCGATCGGTGACCGGCTCGGGCAGCTGCCTGCGCTGCTGTTCGCCCTGGCGCTGCTGGCCAGCGGCTTCGCCTCGTCGTCGGTCGGGACCTACGCGGGCTCGGTCATCCTGGAGGGGTTCTGGCAGCGGCACGTGCCGCTCGCCGTCCGGCGGCTGATCACGCTGCTGCCGGCCCTGCTGATCCTGGCCATCGGCATCGACCCGAGCCGCGCGCTGGTGGTGTCGCAGGTGGTGCTCAGCTTCGGCATCCCGTGCGCGTTGTGGCCGCTGGTCAAGTTGACCGCAACACGGCGCATCATGGGCAGCCTTGTCAACCGGTTGCCGACTACTCTCGCCGCATGCCTGGTAGCCACCGCCGTCTCGGTCCTCAACGTCGTGCTCATCGTGCTGACGCTGCGAGGATGA
- a CDS encoding alpha/beta fold hydrolase: MDKVRSADGTQIAYEQSGSGQPLILIGGALCDRGATRPLATALEADFTVVSYDRRGRGDSGDTSPYAVAREVEDLGALITALGGTAAAYGHSSGAALLVEAAATGLPFTKVVLHEPPYGPDDPAAQKESDAGAEVVLRHLADGRLVDAVATFLQLAGMPDDAARQWAAEPGVAELAPTLRYDFAVMDSAPGGTVPFGTLGKVTQPALAVCGSASPAFMVDAARLVAKALPAGQYVELDGQDHVVPPEVLAPVLRDFLRS, from the coding sequence ATGGACAAGGTCAGGTCGGCCGACGGCACGCAGATCGCCTACGAACAGTCCGGCAGTGGGCAGCCGCTGATCCTGATCGGCGGGGCCCTCTGCGACCGCGGTGCCACCCGTCCGCTCGCGACGGCGCTGGAAGCCGACTTCACGGTCGTCTCGTACGACCGGCGCGGCCGCGGCGACAGCGGCGACACCAGCCCGTACGCCGTCGCCCGCGAGGTCGAGGACCTCGGCGCGCTGATCACGGCCCTCGGCGGGACGGCAGCGGCGTACGGGCACTCGTCCGGCGCAGCGCTGCTGGTGGAGGCGGCCGCGACGGGCCTGCCGTTCACGAAGGTGGTGCTGCACGAGCCGCCGTACGGGCCGGACGATCCGGCGGCGCAGAAGGAGTCGGACGCCGGTGCCGAGGTCGTCCTGCGGCACCTCGCCGACGGCCGTTTGGTGGACGCCGTCGCCACGTTCCTGCAGCTGGCGGGCATGCCCGACGACGCGGCGCGGCAGTGGGCGGCCGAGCCGGGTGTCGCCGAGCTGGCGCCGACGCTGCGCTACGACTTCGCCGTGATGGACAGCGCGCCGGGCGGCACCGTCCCGTTCGGCACGCTCGGCAAGGTGACGCAACCCGCGCTGGCGGTCTGCGGCTCGGCGAGCCCGGCCTTCATGGTCGACGCGGCCCGCCTGGTCGCGAAGGCGCTGCCGGCCGGCCAGTACGTCGAGCTCGACGGCCAGGACCACGTCGTACCGCCGGAGGTGCTCGCGCCCGTGCTGCGCGACTTCCTCCGGTCCTGA
- a CDS encoding LysR family transcriptional regulator — MDELSSSIGEVTISLEIRELECFLVLAEELHFGRTAERLYLSQSRVSQLLRSLEHRIGGRLVERTSRRVALTPLGKEFLDSLRPAYAALERVVAHTRQVALGIGGTLRIGFQGTANDYILAAVAVFQGQHPECLIEVTELPLNDPFGALRRGEVDAAVVLLPVAEHDLLLGPTFSVQPPALTVSTKHPLAQRTVLDAEDLAGTVLISVAPPAPGYWRQAQAPTQTPSGALIHRGPEVRTLQEGLSLIAAGRGGMLLCRPTAELNQRADIVHVPVTGLPDSALGLVWRRGEHTPWLKAFAAALIS, encoded by the coding sequence TTGGATGAGCTGAGCTCATCGATCGGGGAGGTCACCATCAGTCTGGAGATCCGGGAGCTGGAGTGCTTCCTGGTCCTCGCCGAGGAACTGCACTTCGGGCGCACCGCGGAACGGCTCTACCTGTCGCAGAGCAGGGTGAGCCAGCTGCTGCGTTCGCTGGAGCACCGGATCGGCGGGCGACTGGTCGAGCGGACGAGTCGCCGCGTCGCGCTGACCCCGCTGGGCAAGGAGTTCCTGGACTCACTGCGCCCGGCGTACGCCGCGCTGGAGCGGGTGGTCGCGCACACCCGGCAAGTGGCCCTCGGCATCGGCGGAACGTTGCGGATCGGCTTCCAGGGAACGGCGAACGACTACATCCTGGCGGCGGTGGCGGTGTTCCAGGGGCAGCACCCGGAGTGTCTGATCGAGGTGACCGAGCTGCCGCTGAACGATCCGTTCGGGGCGTTGCGGCGCGGGGAGGTGGACGCGGCCGTCGTGCTGCTGCCGGTGGCCGAGCACGATCTCCTGCTCGGGCCGACGTTCTCCGTGCAGCCGCCGGCGCTGACCGTCTCCACCAAGCATCCGCTCGCTCAGCGCACTGTGCTGGACGCCGAGGATCTCGCCGGCACCGTGCTGATCTCGGTCGCGCCACCCGCGCCCGGCTACTGGCGGCAGGCGCAAGCACCCACCCAGACGCCGTCCGGCGCGCTCATCCACCGAGGGCCGGAGGTCCGCACGCTGCAGGAAGGTCTCTCGTTGATCGCAGCCGGCCGCGGCGGCATGCTGCTGTGCCGGCCGACCGCCGAGCTGAACCAGCGCGCCGACATCGTGCACGTCCCGGTCACCGGACTGCCCGACTCCGCGCTCGGCCTGGTCTGGCGCCGCGGCGAGCACACCCCGTGGCTGAAGGCCTTCGCCGCCGCCTTGATCAGCTGA
- a CDS encoding DUF427 domain-containing protein has protein sequence MPDKPVKIPGPDHPISVRKNPDRVVVKVGGQVVADTRDALSLQEANYPAAQYVPRKDVDLSLLERTDHTTYCPYKGDASYFSLRPAGEAGVNAVWTYEAPYDSVADIKDHVAFYPDRVELEIIAD, from the coding sequence ATGCCAGACAAGCCGGTCAAGATCCCCGGTCCCGACCACCCGATCTCGGTGCGGAAGAACCCCGACCGGGTGGTGGTGAAGGTCGGTGGCCAGGTGGTCGCCGACACCCGCGACGCGCTGTCGCTGCAGGAGGCGAACTACCCGGCGGCGCAGTACGTCCCGCGCAAGGACGTCGACCTGTCGCTGCTGGAGCGCACCGACCACACGACGTACTGCCCGTACAAGGGCGACGCGTCGTACTTCAGCCTCCGGCCGGCCGGTGAGGCGGGCGTGAACGCGGTCTGGACCTACGAGGCGCCGTACGACTCGGTCGCGGACATCAAGGACCACGTGGCGTTCTACCCGGACCGGGTCGAGCTGGAGATCATCGCCGACTGA
- a CDS encoding MFS transporter, whose amino-acid sequence MTSTCVAAAPGRTAIQGWVAAITMAVTVFTVVTAEMLPVGLLTPMGTALAVSEGTAGLSLTVTGLVAAVSAPVLPLVLGKLDRRTVLVGLMLLLAVASALAAWSPSFGVLVVARILTGIAMGGVWLLTVGLAPRLVPRDSVGPATALIFSGIAIASVLGIPAGTSVGELAGWRWAFGSIGVLSVVLAVALALLLPALPAAAPVRLADVGSVLKIKQVRVGLLLVALLVTAHFSAYTYVRPMLEHLASIGPSLISTLLLAYGVAGVAGNFVAGSARSFRVMLVVIAALLAAAVPALPLVGTTVAGAVVLLLIWGFGYGGVSVTTQAWNHAAAPQAPEASSALLVGVFNAAIALGAFTGGRVVDHLGTDAVPYLTGLLALTALAVLLTQRPKKLEA is encoded by the coding sequence ATGACAAGCACCTGCGTCGCTGCGGCCCCCGGCAGAACCGCCATCCAGGGCTGGGTCGCCGCGATCACGATGGCCGTCACCGTGTTCACGGTGGTCACCGCCGAGATGCTGCCGGTCGGTCTGCTGACACCGATGGGTACGGCGCTCGCCGTCAGCGAAGGAACGGCCGGGCTCAGTCTCACCGTCACCGGCTTGGTCGCGGCGGTGTCGGCGCCCGTCCTGCCGCTGGTCCTCGGCAAGCTGGACCGTCGAACCGTTCTGGTCGGCCTGATGCTGCTGCTCGCCGTCGCCAGCGCGCTCGCCGCGTGGTCACCGAGCTTCGGCGTACTGGTTGTCGCCCGGATTCTCACCGGCATCGCGATGGGCGGCGTCTGGCTGCTGACCGTCGGACTGGCTCCGCGCCTGGTCCCGCGGGACTCCGTCGGCCCGGCGACCGCGCTGATCTTCAGCGGCATCGCGATCGCCTCGGTCCTCGGCATCCCGGCCGGCACGTCCGTCGGTGAGCTGGCCGGCTGGCGCTGGGCCTTCGGCTCGATCGGCGTGCTCTCGGTCGTGCTGGCGGTCGCTCTCGCGCTGCTGCTCCCGGCACTTCCGGCCGCAGCCCCCGTCCGCCTCGCCGACGTCGGGTCGGTCCTCAAGATCAAGCAGGTCCGGGTGGGCCTGCTCCTGGTCGCGCTGCTCGTCACCGCGCACTTCTCGGCGTACACCTATGTCCGCCCGATGCTGGAGCACCTCGCGAGCATCGGTCCGTCGCTGATCAGCACGCTCCTGCTCGCGTACGGCGTCGCCGGCGTCGCCGGGAACTTCGTGGCGGGCTCGGCCAGGTCGTTCCGCGTCATGCTGGTCGTGATCGCCGCACTGCTCGCAGCAGCCGTGCCGGCCCTTCCTTTGGTCGGCACAACGGTCGCCGGAGCCGTTGTGCTGCTGCTGATCTGGGGCTTCGGGTACGGCGGCGTCTCGGTCACCACGCAGGCCTGGAACCACGCGGCGGCCCCGCAGGCCCCCGAGGCGTCGTCGGCCCTCCTGGTCGGAGTCTTCAACGCCGCCATCGCCCTCGGCGCCTTCACCGGCGGCCGCGTCGTCGACCACCTGGGCACCGACGCGGTCCCGTACCTCACCGGCCTGCTCGCCCTCACCGCCCTCGCCGTCCTGCTCACCCAGCGCCCGAAAAAGCTGGAGGCATAG
- a CDS encoding GNAT family N-acetyltransferase, which produces MSQLTRVDEYLHTVPLSGATGQQIGPFTLFRSTTVWPYYARPVPGSGATIEPADVERVRERCQELDLPLNFEWVVETCPSLGPAAAAAGLQVTEYPLLVLEREDFKRVITAARCEILPADEDLLRQARAVAAVGFGDPGTEIGSGGPAERDAQLGDVSAEMAQALLDRANAGVSVTAAAFGDDGMLASGVHQPVGSVTEVVGVATLPSARRQGLGAAVTSCLVEHALANGVELILLSAQNDAVAAVYERVGFHRIGHAGAAE; this is translated from the coding sequence ATGTCTCAGCTCACGCGCGTCGACGAGTACCTGCACACCGTTCCACTCTCCGGCGCCACCGGGCAGCAGATCGGGCCGTTCACCCTGTTCCGGTCCACCACGGTCTGGCCGTACTACGCCCGGCCGGTGCCTGGTTCGGGTGCCACGATCGAGCCGGCCGACGTGGAGCGCGTTCGCGAGCGCTGCCAGGAGCTGGATCTCCCGCTGAACTTCGAATGGGTCGTCGAGACCTGTCCGTCGCTTGGCCCGGCTGCGGCGGCCGCGGGTCTGCAGGTCACGGAGTACCCGCTGCTGGTGCTGGAGCGCGAAGACTTCAAGCGGGTGATCACCGCCGCCCGCTGCGAGATCCTGCCGGCGGACGAAGACCTGCTGCGGCAGGCCCGGGCGGTGGCCGCCGTCGGCTTCGGCGACCCGGGGACCGAGATCGGGTCCGGCGGACCCGCGGAGCGGGACGCCCAGCTCGGGGACGTGTCGGCGGAGATGGCGCAGGCCCTGCTTGACCGGGCCAACGCTGGCGTCTCCGTCACCGCAGCGGCCTTCGGCGACGACGGCATGCTCGCCTCCGGGGTGCACCAGCCGGTCGGCTCGGTGACCGAGGTCGTCGGCGTCGCCACGCTCCCGTCGGCCCGCCGGCAGGGCCTCGGGGCGGCCGTCACCAGCTGCCTGGTCGAGCACGCCCTGGCGAACGGCGTCGAGCTGATCCTGCTGTCCGCCCAGAACGACGCGGTCGCCGCCGTCTACGAACGAGTCGGCTTCCACCGCATCGGCCACGCCGGCGCAGCCGAGTGA
- a CDS encoding metallophosphoesterase, whose amino-acid sequence MTASFVVSDVHGHPEKLTASLQQAGLIDAEGNWSGRDARLWVLGDFFDRGPDGIGALRLVRRLTEQAAEGTGEVRTLLGNHEILALGMRKFGDTPVPHDGVTLRSFERSWALNGGIERDQELLTDDDIAWLIDQPMLGLDAGHLLMHSDTAEYAEWGSTIDEINAAARADLHSDDITVWWEIWRRMTSRYAFRGPDGPAIANALLEHLGGRRIVHGHSIVADQLGIDPAWVTGPLLYCDDLVLGIDAGTFDGGPSLLVELEPR is encoded by the coding sequence ATGACCGCGTCGTTCGTGGTCAGTGACGTGCACGGCCACCCGGAGAAGCTGACCGCGTCGCTGCAGCAGGCCGGCCTGATCGACGCCGAGGGCAACTGGTCCGGGCGGGACGCCCGGCTCTGGGTGCTCGGCGACTTCTTCGACCGCGGACCGGACGGCATCGGCGCGCTGCGGCTGGTCCGGCGGTTGACCGAGCAGGCGGCGGAGGGCACCGGTGAGGTCAGGACCCTGCTCGGCAACCACGAGATCCTCGCGCTCGGCATGCGCAAGTTCGGCGACACCCCGGTCCCGCACGACGGCGTCACCCTGCGCAGCTTCGAGCGCAGCTGGGCGCTGAACGGCGGCATCGAGCGCGACCAGGAGCTGCTCACCGACGACGACATCGCCTGGTTGATCGACCAGCCGATGCTCGGCCTGGACGCCGGCCACCTGCTGATGCACTCCGACACCGCCGAGTACGCCGAGTGGGGCAGCACGATCGACGAGATCAACGCGGCCGCCCGCGCCGACCTGCACAGCGACGACATCACCGTCTGGTGGGAGATCTGGCGCCGGATGACGTCGCGCTACGCCTTCCGCGGCCCGGACGGCCCGGCCATCGCGAACGCCCTGCTCGAGCACCTCGGCGGCCGCCGCATCGTGCACGGCCACAGCATCGTCGCCGACCAGCTCGGCATCGACCCGGCCTGGGTGACCGGCCCACTGCTGTACTGCGACGACCTGGTGCTCGGCATCGACGCCGGCACCTTCGACGGCGGCCCGTCGCTGCTGGTCGAGCTCGAACCCCGCTGA
- a CDS encoding restriction endonuclease, with translation MGWSVERHARSERPPGRTAEAAQRTAAVRERVRELQGVLAETLAADVGGTDLQSLKRAPRRAPPLMAETDLRPHPGPLWAAFRPAPPGPFATWVGGHRRYARRLRDAEDRFAEAIERHRLAEEARQLRVARAAKEQADQQRRLDEATAELHARIDDYERSVRSGDRRAVSRYFQKALDRVSEPADFPRRRRVGYVPESTLLAVEWDLPDVTVVPAESSYRYEQRDLVVGVPRPEKEIRLLYQQLVAQCALRALHLVFGNDRYGVVDTVVFNGMVESVDLATGRTVRPCLITLRATREQFTALVLDQLDPVACVRHYFGAEVSRHPEELQPVEPVLEFDLADPRTIEPVDVVSELDTRPNLLELTPDEFEQLVHNLLTRMGLETRLFRSGNDGGIDCVAYDRRPITGGKFVVQAKLYTRTVPPSAVRDLFGTVVDAGATKGILITTSGFGPSSYQFANGKPLQLIDGTGLLALCHQHDIPARIVPRAG, from the coding sequence ATGGGCTGGTCCGTCGAACGGCATGCCCGCAGCGAGCGTCCGCCCGGGCGTACGGCCGAGGCGGCACAGCGGACCGCTGCGGTGCGCGAGCGTGTCCGGGAACTGCAGGGCGTGCTGGCCGAGACACTGGCCGCCGACGTGGGCGGAACGGACCTGCAGTCGTTGAAGCGGGCGCCCCGCCGAGCACCGCCGCTCATGGCGGAGACCGACCTGCGGCCACATCCAGGGCCGCTGTGGGCGGCGTTCCGGCCTGCTCCGCCAGGGCCGTTCGCGACCTGGGTCGGTGGGCATCGGCGGTACGCCCGGCGGTTGCGCGACGCCGAGGACAGGTTCGCCGAGGCGATCGAGCGGCACCGGCTGGCCGAGGAGGCCCGGCAGCTCCGGGTCGCCCGGGCGGCCAAGGAGCAGGCGGACCAGCAGCGCCGGCTCGACGAGGCCACGGCGGAGCTGCACGCCCGGATCGACGACTACGAGCGGAGCGTGCGGTCCGGGGACCGGCGCGCGGTGAGCCGGTACTTCCAGAAGGCGCTGGACCGCGTCTCGGAGCCGGCCGACTTCCCCCGCCGCCGCAGAGTCGGGTACGTGCCCGAGTCGACGCTGCTGGCGGTGGAGTGGGACCTTCCGGACGTCACGGTGGTGCCCGCCGAGTCGTCGTACCGGTACGAGCAGCGAGACCTGGTGGTCGGCGTACCGCGGCCGGAGAAGGAGATCCGGCTGCTCTACCAGCAACTGGTCGCGCAGTGCGCCCTGCGCGCGTTGCACCTGGTCTTCGGCAACGACCGGTACGGCGTGGTCGACACCGTCGTCTTCAACGGGATGGTCGAGTCCGTCGATCTGGCCACCGGGCGGACGGTCCGGCCGTGCCTCATCACGCTGCGTGCGACGCGGGAGCAGTTCACCGCGCTGGTGCTGGATCAGCTCGACCCGGTCGCCTGCGTGCGGCACTACTTCGGAGCGGAGGTGTCCCGCCACCCGGAGGAGCTGCAGCCGGTCGAGCCCGTGCTGGAGTTCGACCTGGCCGATCCGCGCACCATCGAGCCGGTCGACGTCGTCAGCGAGCTCGACACCCGGCCGAACCTGCTGGAGCTGACCCCGGACGAGTTCGAGCAGCTCGTGCACAACCTGCTCACCCGGATGGGCCTGGAGACTCGGCTGTTCCGCAGCGGGAACGACGGCGGCATCGACTGTGTGGCGTACGACCGGCGACCGATCACCGGCGGCAAGTTCGTCGTCCAGGCCAAGCTGTACACCCGCACCGTGCCGCCGAGCGCCGTACGGGACCTGTTCGGCACGGTGGTCGACGCCGGGGCCACGAAGGGCATCCTGATCACCACGAGCGGCTTCGGCCCGTCCAGCTACCAGTTCGCGAACGGCAAGCCGCTGCAACTGATCGATGGCACCGGCCTGCTCGCGCTGTGCCATCAGCACGACATCCCGGCCCGCATCGTCCCCCGCGCCGGCTGA